Proteins encoded by one window of Methanothermobacter sp. K4:
- a CDS encoding tRNA(His) guanylyltransferase Thg1 family protein, giving the protein MREHEIYSNLRVPPSSSIILRLDGRGFHRLTAKAGFRRPYDDVFRDIMVSACLELMDEFSPSFIYTFSDEINVLLDSVPFSGRVEKLDSVFPAFTSSSFTLGAIKRGLSLDKPVSFDCRVIPLGRELVWEYFRSRQDEAWRNCLNSYAYWTLRGEMDRDDAARTLNGMKSDSLHELLFERGLNISEVPAWQRRGIGVYRTPVKVRGYNPITEREVSALRMRVKVDMELPLFTGEFFDGLQGLKEHNGSESA; this is encoded by the coding sequence ATGCGGGAACATGAAATATACTCAAACCTCAGGGTACCACCGTCCTCCAGCATAATACTGAGGCTTGATGGGAGGGGCTTTCACAGACTAACAGCAAAGGCAGGGTTTAGGAGGCCCTATGATGATGTCTTCCGTGACATCATGGTTTCAGCATGCCTTGAGCTCATGGATGAATTCAGCCCATCATTCATATACACTTTCTCTGATGAGATCAATGTACTCCTTGATTCTGTTCCATTCTCGGGAAGGGTTGAGAAGCTCGACTCGGTTTTCCCGGCTTTTACATCATCATCATTCACACTTGGGGCCATAAAAAGGGGTTTATCACTTGATAAACCTGTTTCCTTTGACTGCAGGGTTATACCTCTGGGCAGGGAGTTGGTCTGGGAGTACTTCAGGTCAAGGCAGGATGAGGCCTGGAGGAACTGCCTCAACAGCTATGCGTACTGGACACTGAGGGGTGAAATGGATAGAGATGATGCCGCGAGAACCCTTAATGGGATGAAATCGGATTCCCTGCATGAACTGCTCTTTGAGAGGGGTTTGAACATCTCAGAGGTGCCTGCCTGGCAGCGAAGGGGTATCGGGGTCTACAGGACTCCGGTGAAGGTCAGGGGCTACAATCCCATAACTGAGAGGGAGGTCTCGGCGCTGAGGATGAGGGTGAAGGTTGACATGGAACTTCCCCTCTTCACAGGGGAATTCTTTGACGGTCTCCAGGGCTTGAAGGAACACAATGGATCAGAGAGTGCCTGA
- a CDS encoding Mov34/MPN/PAD-1 family protein, translated as MDQRVPDRMGLIERILDFMGVKPVRRVLVDSDVIEEALEIARRSHPHEFVALLEGKQEEDVLHITGLIFLPSRTSDEGAVMDVLMLPPFTGTVGSVHSHPGPSNLPSGADMQFFSKNGLFHMIIAYPYSMETIAAYTRQGVPLEFEIV; from the coding sequence ATGGATCAGAGAGTGCCTGATAGAATGGGTTTAATTGAAAGGATACTTGATTTTATGGGTGTAAAACCGGTAAGGAGGGTGCTGGTCGATTCCGACGTCATTGAGGAGGCCCTGGAGATCGCAAGAAGGTCACATCCCCATGAATTTGTGGCACTCCTTGAGGGAAAACAGGAGGAGGATGTCCTTCACATCACCGGCCTTATATTTCTGCCATCAAGGACCTCTGATGAGGGTGCTGTTATGGATGTCCTGATGCTCCCACCATTTACAGGTACTGTGGGATCGGTGCACTCCCATCCTGGTCCCAGCAATTTACCATCAGGTGCTGATATGCAGTTCTTCTCAAAGAATGGCCTTTTCCATATGATAATAGCATACCCATATAGTATGGAAACGATTGCAGCCTATACAAGGCAGGGGGTGCCTTTGGAGTTTGAGATTGTTTAA